GCTGGACGATCCTGATTGTCGGCATGGGGCAAAAGACCTCAATCATAAACAGCCCGGTCTTTAACTTCGAAGTCACGCAGGCAGGATTCGGCATGTATGTGAAATACATGATGGCCGCCTTCCTGGGGATTTTTGCCATATCAATGATGATCCAGTTTGTCAGCTATCTGCTGGAGGCCATCGCCGACTATCGTGGCGAACCAGGCCACGTAGATCATGAACCGGTTGTACAGTAGGGACGAGCGATCATGGAACTTTATTTTCTCGCTCTTCTTGTCCTTCTGATGGCGTTTGCGCTGGGTGCGGGCTATCCCGTCGCCTTCGCGCTGCCTGGCTCTTCCATCATCACCATCCTGCTTGCGGCGGGTTTCGGCTATCTTTTTGCCGGCGATACCGACGCGTTCTTCGCGCAAGGTGGGCCTTCACAATGGCTGAGCGCCGGCGTGACGAACCTTCGAGGGGTCTATTGGGAACCGGAACGCGATACGCTGATAGCAATCCCGCTCTTCATTTTCATGGGGATCATGCTGCAGCGCTCGAAGATCGCCGAAGATCTGCTTATCACCATGGCGCAGCTCTTCGGGCCTATCCCGGGCGGTCTTGGTATTTCGGTGGTCTTTGTCGGTGCATTGCTGGCCGCGACAACCGGTATCGTCGGGGCAACAGTCGTGGCGATGGGTCTCATCTCCTTGCCGGCCATGCTGCGCAACAATTATTCCCAGCAACTGGCGACCGGTACGATTGCTGCTTCAGGTACGCTCGGGCAGATCATTCCGCCGTCGATTGTGCTCATTATTCTGGCTGACCAGCTCACCAGCGCGGCCGATCAGGCCGGCACGGCGCGGAAGGCGCTGTTTAAGGATTCGACCGGCGAATTGTCGATGCCCAGCATCTTTGATGTGAGCTCGACCAGCGCCGGCGAAATGTTCCTCGGCGCGATCGTTCCCGGACTGGTTCTGGTCGGTCTATACATGGTTTACATCCTGATCTTCGCGGCCATACGCCCGAAGTCGGCCCCGCCGGTGCCTTACGACGGGAAGTACGATGCAAAGTTTGCGCTCAAGGTTTTCCTGTCCCTGTTTCCGCCACTTATCCTCATCTTTCTGGTTTTGGGCTCGATCATCGCCGGCGTTGCAACGGTCAACCAGGCGGGTGCCATTGGTGCCGGCGGTGCATTGATCATGGCAGGCTATCGCCTGCACGAAGGTAAGAAAAACGCATACTTTCCGGCGATCATCGCTATCCTGGCGCTCTTGGCGCTGACGTTCATTCTGTCATTCTTTGACACCAACATCAGGAACATAAGGACGAACGCAGACGTTATCGGTGTCGTTTTGGCTACGCTTTCCGTCATCGCTTTGTGTGTCGCGCTCATCTGGAGCGGATGGCGGGCTTTTAAGACGGACGACACGCTCCAGGGCGTCATGATTGAAACCGCCAAGACCACGTCTTTGGTGTTCATCATCCTGCTCGGTGCGGCAATCCTGACGGCGGCTTTCCGTGCCTTTGGCGGTGAGCATCTGGTCAAGGAATTCCTGAACGGGATCGGCGGCGGCTTCTGGACGAAATTCATCATCGTCATGGCGGTGATCTTCGTTCTTGGCTTCTTCCTTGATTTCATCGAGATCGCGGTGGTTGTC
This portion of the Hoeflea prorocentri genome encodes:
- a CDS encoding TRAP transporter large permease; amino-acid sequence: MELYFLALLVLLMAFALGAGYPVAFALPGSSIITILLAAGFGYLFAGDTDAFFAQGGPSQWLSAGVTNLRGVYWEPERDTLIAIPLFIFMGIMLQRSKIAEDLLITMAQLFGPIPGGLGISVVFVGALLAATTGIVGATVVAMGLISLPAMLRNNYSQQLATGTIAASGTLGQIIPPSIVLIILADQLTSAADQAGTARKALFKDSTGELSMPSIFDVSSTSAGEMFLGAIVPGLVLVGLYMVYILIFAAIRPKSAPPVPYDGKYDAKFALKVFLSLFPPLILIFLVLGSIIAGVATVNQAGAIGAGGALIMAGYRLHEGKKNAYFPAIIAILALLALTFILSFFDTNIRNIRTNADVIGVVLATLSVIALCVALIWSGWRAFKTDDTLQGVMIETAKTTSLVFIILLGAAILTAAFRAFGGEHLVKEFLNGIGGGFWTKFIIVMAVIFVLGFFLDFIEIAVVVVPIVAPILLADPSANVTAVWLGVMIGLNIQTSFLTPPFGFALFYLRGVAPAVVKTLQIYKGVVPFICIQLIALVIVGMVPQLVNYLPNRVALLSETAPPPRNPRLTYCVGEFVSAELKETRGTLLAAVDTARQLDYGILPDKLSKSVTGSFDNVAAAIALLDERELAEDTLQNASGGFKPLHTQVRAIEADMRNIDDDLEDLEVLIDRLRDPSQAAQRERLEARFASLEGERDALEATIPDSWDQAYADYDALLDARNGIDREYFQTAANAYEPAAALLASLNSFDAFKALGPEIEAIAGQVSDGEPADMVEPLNVLSRKFGEIEGASDIKSDLSQARRALRSKTPSKEKALAEIQKAVDEYRDQLVWREKAETALKPGLTTYVDMLNPTIGIRQQRRLTREQALFVASCTSDHRDISLNF